Proteins encoded within one genomic window of Kibdelosporangium phytohabitans:
- a CDS encoding helix-turn-helix domain-containing protein produces the protein MAEPGLVFLHERGGGRGNGMIGERIRELRTARSMTATELARAADVSVGMISQVERGITDPSLETVRRIAKVLDTPVFSLFRESGAEPVAVVRKDRRMTVRSPHSEIVYERVSAGAGRVEVLEGVLEPGAASSDPGWTHPSDECVVVLTGRLVVEVNDDRFVLKAGDSATFDSRNPHRYLNETAKPVRFLLAVTPPSY, from the coding sequence GTGGCTGAACCCGGTTTAGTCTTCCTGCACGAGCGCGGTGGCGGACGGGGGAACGGGATGATCGGCGAACGGATCCGCGAACTGCGCACCGCCCGGTCGATGACGGCGACCGAGCTGGCCAGGGCGGCGGACGTGTCCGTCGGCATGATCAGCCAGGTGGAGCGGGGGATCACCGACCCCAGCCTGGAAACCGTCCGGCGGATCGCCAAGGTGCTGGACACGCCGGTGTTCAGCCTGTTCCGGGAGTCCGGCGCGGAACCGGTCGCGGTGGTGCGCAAGGACCGCCGGATGACCGTCCGGTCCCCGCACAGCGAGATCGTGTACGAGCGAGTGTCGGCGGGAGCCGGCCGTGTCGAGGTGCTGGAGGGCGTGCTGGAGCCGGGCGCGGCGTCATCGGATCCGGGCTGGACGCACCCGTCCGACGAGTGCGTGGTGGTGCTGACCGGTCGCCTGGTGGTCGAGGTGAACGACGACCGTTTCGTCCTGAAAGCCGGGGACAGCGCGACGTTCGACTCCCGCAACCCGCACCGCTACCTCAACGAGACCGCCAAACCGGTCCGCTTCCTGCTCGCGGTCACGCCACCGAGCTACTGA
- a CDS encoding aminotransferase class V-fold PLP-dependent enzyme — translation MPAKLTSDQFRDNFPMLSGVVHLAACSQGALSGELQAALAELTAGMARQGAPWDAWMGEVAQARRRFAALIGAADDEVAMVPCASDGAYQVASTQDWSARPVVVTTDMEFPSIGHVWLAQAARGAQVVHVPERGATVDADELVAAIDERAALVSIPAASYRNGARMPVVAAVARAREAGAKVFVDAYQATGVLPVDVRELDCDYLVSGALKYMLGLPGVAFLYVRDGIADDVPPQLTGWFGRVDPFGFDPRTADFPANARRFETGTPAIPSVYAANAGMRLLSRVDVHEVGRHVTGLAASTAERLLGAGERLWLPESPIGPQVALVDDNPDRLAAYLAERRIITAPRGAVLRLSYHYYNNESDVDALCSAIADYRSGS, via the coding sequence ATGCCAGCGAAACTCACCAGCGACCAGTTCCGCGACAACTTCCCGATGCTGTCCGGCGTCGTCCACCTGGCCGCGTGCAGCCAGGGCGCGTTGTCGGGCGAACTGCAGGCGGCGCTCGCCGAGCTGACCGCCGGCATGGCGCGGCAAGGGGCGCCGTGGGACGCGTGGATGGGTGAGGTGGCCCAGGCCCGCCGACGGTTCGCCGCCCTGATCGGCGCGGCCGACGACGAGGTCGCGATGGTGCCGTGCGCTTCCGATGGCGCCTACCAGGTGGCGTCCACTCAGGACTGGTCAGCGCGGCCGGTCGTCGTCACCACGGATATGGAGTTCCCGTCGATCGGGCACGTGTGGCTGGCGCAGGCGGCTCGTGGCGCGCAGGTCGTCCACGTGCCGGAGCGGGGTGCCACGGTCGACGCGGACGAACTGGTCGCCGCGATCGACGAACGCGCGGCACTGGTGTCGATTCCTGCGGCCTCGTACCGCAACGGCGCGCGGATGCCGGTCGTGGCGGCGGTCGCCCGCGCCCGCGAGGCCGGTGCGAAGGTGTTCGTGGACGCGTACCAGGCCACCGGCGTGCTGCCGGTCGACGTGCGGGAACTGGACTGCGACTACCTGGTGTCCGGCGCGTTGAAGTACATGCTCGGCCTGCCCGGTGTCGCGTTCCTCTACGTCCGGGACGGCATCGCCGACGACGTGCCACCGCAGTTGACGGGCTGGTTCGGTCGCGTGGACCCGTTCGGCTTCGACCCGAGGACGGCCGACTTCCCGGCCAACGCCCGCCGGTTCGAGACCGGGACACCGGCCATCCCGTCCGTGTACGCGGCCAACGCCGGGATGCGCCTGCTGTCCAGAGTGGACGTCCACGAGGTCGGCAGGCACGTCACCGGCCTGGCGGCGTCGACGGCCGAACGGTTGCTGGGCGCGGGGGAGCGGCTCTGGCTGCCCGAGTCGCCCATCGGTCCCCAGGTCGCGCTCGTCGACGACAATCCCGACCGGTTGGCCGCGTACCTCGCCGAGCGGCGGATCATCACCGCGCCGCGAGGTGCCGTGCTGCGCCTGTCGTACCACTACTACAACAATGAGTCCGATGTAGACGCCCTGTGTTCCGCGATCGCCGACTACCGCTCCGGGAGTTGA
- a CDS encoding cupin domain-containing protein: MSKVFHYADIEPSPTGTMLVHAADEDAGTGLNQAVLRCRPGRSAVRSPGADRLETLYVLSGEGVLHRADGDHALRPESAALIVGSDTYEITATGEMVLVSVSANTDPEVECDAPRPTVDLAGQSTQDAVSRREFQVLFDPDSGCSGVTQFLGCIPPVRTPLRYHPYSEMAFVVSGCGKVEIAGEMSVIGPGSCFSLPAGVHHRVENLQDGFLRLLGVFTPVGSPAQNFPVE, from the coding sequence ATGAGCAAGGTCTTCCACTACGCCGACATCGAACCGTCCCCAACCGGCACGATGCTGGTGCACGCGGCGGACGAGGACGCGGGCACCGGTCTGAACCAGGCAGTCCTGCGTTGCCGGCCGGGCCGGTCCGCAGTGCGGTCGCCCGGCGCGGACCGGCTGGAAACGCTGTACGTCCTGTCCGGCGAAGGCGTACTGCACCGGGCGGACGGCGATCACGCGCTGCGCCCGGAGTCTGCCGCGCTGATTGTCGGCAGCGATACCTACGAGATCACCGCCACCGGAGAGATGGTGCTGGTGTCGGTGTCCGCCAACACCGATCCCGAGGTCGAGTGCGACGCGCCGCGACCGACCGTCGACCTGGCCGGCCAGTCCACACAGGACGCCGTGAGCCGGCGGGAGTTCCAGGTGCTGTTCGACCCGGACAGCGGATGCTCCGGGGTGACCCAGTTCCTCGGCTGCATCCCGCCGGTCCGCACACCGCTGCGCTACCACCCGTACAGCGAGATGGCGTTCGTGGTGAGCGGTTGCGGCAAGGTGGAGATCGCGGGCGAGATGTCCGTGATCGGCCCGGGCAGCTGCTTCTCCCTGCCCGCGGGCGTGCACCACCGCGTGGAGAACCTCCAGGACGGCTTCCTGCGACTGCTCGGGGTGTTCACGCCCGTCGGCAGCCCGGCGCAGAACTTCCCCGTGGAGTGA